In Leuconostocaceae bacterium ESL0723, the following proteins share a genomic window:
- a CDS encoding SAM-dependent methyltransferase — MDAQLTQFAQQFKNFPKAQQQIQAVQATWSALAAGQLPAKPLPPLGFSVDEILAHPELMPLDDYLNDFRSQLIERYGIWHLPNQAWIQDLANWINQRPTLEIMAGNGIITAALSKRGTPVQATDNFNWAGQDITVPHPWTQVRQLDARQAVATLNFEVLMLSWAPDTSDVDWQILQDLRQAHYQGDFIVVGEYQGATNSAAFWQQGLFEKPTVLNRHHQPFDDFKDQVYLVK, encoded by the coding sequence ATGGATGCCCAACTAACCCAATTTGCCCAACAATTTAAAAACTTTCCAAAAGCCCAGCAACAAATCCAGGCCGTCCAAGCTACCTGGTCGGCTTTGGCGGCCGGCCAGCTACCTGCCAAGCCCCTGCCACCGCTGGGCTTTTCAGTTGATGAGATTCTGGCCCACCCTGAACTAATGCCCTTAGATGACTACCTAAATGACTTCCGTTCTCAGCTGATTGAGCGCTATGGAATCTGGCACCTACCTAACCAGGCCTGGATTCAGGATTTAGCAAACTGGATTAACCAACGGCCTACCCTAGAAATCATGGCCGGCAACGGCATTATCACAGCCGCCCTGAGCAAGCGCGGGACCCCGGTTCAGGCCACTGATAACTTCAACTGGGCCGGTCAAGATATCACGGTCCCCCACCCTTGGACCCAGGTTAGGCAGCTGGATGCCCGCCAGGCAGTGGCCACCTTGAATTTTGAAGTCCTGATGCTTAGCTGGGCCCCAGACACTAGCGATGTCGATTGGCAGATTTTGCAAGACCTCCGCCAAGCGCACTACCAGGGCGATTTCATCGTGGTTGGTGAATACCAGGGGGCGACCAACTCAGCTGCCTTTTGGCAGCAGGGGCTTTTTGAAAAACCGACTGTCTTAAACCGGCACCACCAACCCTTTGATGATTTTAAAGACCAGGTCTACTTGGTCAAGTAA
- the cls gene encoding cardiolipin synthase encodes MAQIFELIVLVNATLALITVFRQPRDIAATWAWMLVLVFLPVIGFLIYAFAGRKLPKKRLFRYQDQNISAIQKSIHDHLERIDEEPGVSGHVHSWSVRTMMQLFKSLSGGVTFLAENNDVEIFVNGNNLFDKMLADIDAAQDSIHMEFYTFYDDTFGRQMLEHLVAKARHGVDVHVIYDSLGSFGTTAHFFKPLRKAGGRAEPFLKTHSPILDFRLNFRDHRKIVVIDGRIGYIGGYNIGDQYLGRSPKFGPWRDTHLRILGPAVMQLQAQFILDWNATDLKHPLAEDNLAFFDETDNTGSTDMQIVSSGPDSDEQQIKMGYIRLIQLAKQSCWIQTPYLIPDDSMIDALRIAASAGIDVRIMVPDMPDHPFVYRATQYYAQQLTDVGVKVYYYQEGFLHAKTVVVDGEIASVGSANFDFRSFKLNFEINAFLYDQDLAQQLAKQYQVDMASATLQTPAMFEQQSWWLKFKQQFSRLLSPIL; translated from the coding sequence ATGGCACAGATTTTTGAGCTGATTGTTTTGGTCAACGCGACCTTAGCCTTAATCACGGTTTTCCGGCAACCGCGTGATATTGCGGCGACCTGGGCCTGGATGCTGGTCTTAGTTTTCCTGCCAGTCATCGGCTTTTTGATTTACGCCTTTGCCGGTCGGAAACTGCCTAAGAAGCGTCTTTTCCGTTACCAGGACCAAAACATTTCCGCTATCCAAAAAAGTATCCATGATCACCTGGAACGGATTGACGAAGAACCCGGTGTCAGTGGCCACGTTCATTCCTGGTCAGTTCGGACCATGATGCAGCTCTTTAAGTCCCTGAGCGGGGGCGTGACCTTCCTGGCCGAAAACAATGACGTCGAGATTTTTGTCAACGGTAATAATTTGTTTGATAAAATGTTGGCCGACATTGATGCCGCCCAGGATTCCATTCACATGGAGTTTTATACCTTTTACGATGATACATTCGGTCGCCAGATGCTTGAGCACCTGGTGGCCAAGGCCCGGCACGGGGTCGATGTCCACGTGATTTATGATAGTTTGGGTTCCTTTGGAACCACCGCCCACTTCTTCAAACCCCTCCGTAAGGCCGGCGGACGGGCGGAACCTTTCTTAAAGACCCATTCGCCCATCTTAGATTTCCGGTTGAACTTTCGTGACCACCGGAAAATTGTGGTAATTGATGGTCGGATTGGCTACATCGGTGGTTACAACATTGGCGACCAGTACCTCGGTCGCAGCCCCAAGTTTGGTCCCTGGCGCGACACGCACCTGCGGATTTTAGGACCGGCAGTGATGCAACTCCAAGCTCAGTTCATCCTGGACTGGAACGCCACTGATCTTAAACATCCCTTAGCCGAGGATAACCTGGCCTTCTTTGATGAAACTGACAATACCGGTAGTACCGACATGCAAATTGTCAGCAGTGGTCCTGACTCAGACGAGCAGCAAATCAAGATGGGCTATATCCGACTAATTCAGCTGGCTAAGCAGAGTTGTTGGATTCAAACACCCTACTTAATACCAGATGATAGTATGATTGATGCTCTGCGGATTGCGGCCAGTGCCGGGATTGATGTTCGCATTATGGTCCCAGATATGCCTGATCACCCCTTTGTTTACCGGGCCACCCAGTACTATGCCCAGCAACTAACTGACGTGGGGGTCAAGGTCTACTACTACCAGGAAGGTTTCTTACACGCCAAGACCGTGGTGGTTGACGGTGAAATTGCCTCAGTTGGTTCGGCCAACTTTGATTTCCGTAGTTTTAAGCTGAACTTTGAAATCAACGCCTTCCTGTACGACCAGGACCTTGCCCAGCAGCTGGCTAAGCAGTATCAGGTTGACATGGCCTCGGCCACCTTACAGACGCCGGCGATGTTTGAACAACAGTCCTGGTGGCTGAAATTTAAGCAGCAGTTCTCACGCCTGCTCTCACCAATCCTATAA
- a CDS encoding adenine phosphoribosyltransferase: protein MTEINLRDYVATIENYPEPGISFRDISPLLGNGPAYRQAINEILAFARGLSVDLIAGPESRGFIVGSPLAYALGVGFVPARKKGKLPRAAVKADYTLEYGGVNELEMHEDAIQPGQRVLIVDDLLATGGTINATRQLVEKLGGVVAGVAFLIELEDLHGREKIMSAGEVPFLALMEYHD, encoded by the coding sequence ATGACTGAAATTAATTTACGAGATTATGTCGCAACCATTGAAAATTACCCAGAACCAGGGATTTCCTTCCGCGATATCTCGCCTTTGTTAGGTAATGGTCCGGCCTACCGCCAGGCCATCAATGAAATTTTAGCCTTTGCGCGCGGCCTGTCAGTTGATTTGATTGCCGGTCCTGAGTCCCGTGGCTTCATCGTTGGTTCGCCCCTGGCCTATGCCTTGGGGGTTGGCTTTGTTCCGGCCCGCAAGAAGGGGAAGCTGCCCCGGGCGGCCGTTAAGGCTGACTACACCCTCGAATACGGTGGGGTTAATGAGCTCGAAATGCACGAAGATGCCATTCAGCCGGGCCAGCGAGTTTTGATTGTTGACGATCTCTTAGCCACTGGCGGTACCATTAATGCCACCCGCCAACTGGTTGAAAAACTAGGCGGGGTGGTTGCTGGGGTGGCCTTCCTGATTGAGTTAGAAGACCTACACGGTCGGGAAAAAATTATGTCAGCTGGCGAAGTGCCTTTCTTAGCCCTGATGGAATACCATGATTAA
- the recJ gene encoding single-stranded-DNA-specific exonuclease RecJ: MSHRKWQVMDQPDPAARQALVDNLNISPLLAGILVQKGYDTVAKAQSFLNPSIADLHDPMDLHQMDVAIERLQAAVFGGEKILVYGDYDLDGVTSTAIMVEALTLLGAEVQSYIPNRFEDGYGPSLAKYQALVEEGIDLIVTVDNGVSGYEAVEYAQNHGVDVIITDHHSLPDQLPPAFAIVHPRHPDSQYPAGSDLSGAGVAFKVAQALLSDGQPVESQADLPTELLDLVALGELADMVAVTDENRALITWGLEQLTQMPRPGIKALLKNAKQGKDEPVLSETVAFKIAPRMNAVGRLGQADLALDLLLAQTSDEAQVLADKIEGLNGERQAIVEEVFAAAKQQALTAEQADQQVLIIAGEDWHQGILGIVASRLVDLVKRPVVVLSQHDGAYKGSGRSFGDFDLHQFMAQYQDLYENFGGHQGALGLTINPANLATLKERVSQDSQALDFQAPAQQVNAILAPGHLQESIYADLMRLEPFGTGNQRPVFGFENPKILGVLPLGSTHQHLKLKIGDGQQVVEAVGFNHPEWLTIAWHHQPLDLTATIGLNCFRGQKNLQLLLTDVSLAAEDQQSGSKSDQTQQVFGQVYRFICGHPELNFAQKLPAVADQFALEVRQLKIIIQVFVDLDFISIHQGYIAVNPSPDKQPLTASITYQRYVQVQGR, encoded by the coding sequence ATGAGTCATAGGAAGTGGCAGGTGATGGACCAACCCGATCCAGCCGCCCGCCAAGCATTAGTTGACAATTTAAACATCAGCCCCCTGTTGGCCGGTATTCTGGTGCAAAAGGGTTATGACACGGTGGCAAAGGCCCAGTCCTTTTTGAACCCTAGTATTGCTGACCTGCATGACCCCATGGACCTTCACCAGATGGATGTGGCCATTGAACGTCTGCAAGCAGCGGTTTTTGGTGGCGAAAAAATCCTGGTTTACGGCGATTATGACCTAGACGGGGTGACCAGTACGGCCATTATGGTGGAGGCCCTGACCCTGTTAGGGGCCGAGGTGCAGTCCTATATTCCCAACCGGTTTGAAGATGGTTATGGTCCTAGTTTAGCCAAATACCAGGCCCTGGTTGAAGAGGGGATTGACCTGATTGTGACCGTTGATAACGGCGTTTCCGGTTATGAAGCCGTTGAGTACGCCCAAAATCACGGCGTAGACGTGATTATTACCGACCATCACAGTCTCCCTGATCAGTTGCCGCCGGCCTTTGCCATTGTCCACCCTCGTCACCCAGACAGCCAGTACCCAGCCGGTTCTGACCTTTCGGGCGCTGGGGTGGCCTTCAAAGTAGCCCAGGCCCTGCTCAGTGACGGTCAGCCGGTCGAAAGCCAGGCTGACCTGCCCACTGAACTTCTAGACCTGGTTGCTTTGGGTGAATTAGCCGACATGGTCGCCGTCACCGATGAGAACCGAGCCCTGATTACCTGGGGCTTAGAGCAGTTAACCCAAATGCCCCGGCCGGGGATTAAGGCCCTCTTAAAGAACGCCAAGCAGGGCAAGGACGAACCGGTCTTATCAGAAACAGTCGCCTTTAAAATCGCGCCACGGATGAATGCCGTTGGCCGGCTTGGTCAGGCGGACCTAGCCCTAGATTTGCTCTTAGCCCAGACCAGTGATGAGGCCCAGGTCCTAGCGGACAAAATTGAAGGATTGAATGGTGAGCGGCAGGCGATTGTCGAAGAAGTCTTTGCAGCAGCCAAGCAACAGGCTTTAACTGCTGAGCAGGCCGACCAGCAGGTCTTAATCATTGCTGGCGAGGACTGGCACCAGGGAATTCTTGGGATTGTGGCTAGCCGACTGGTTGACTTAGTTAAGCGGCCGGTGGTCGTTTTGAGTCAGCATGACGGCGCTTACAAGGGATCCGGTCGATCCTTTGGCGACTTTGACCTCCACCAGTTCATGGCCCAGTACCAGGATTTGTACGAGAATTTTGGTGGTCACCAGGGAGCTCTCGGTCTGACGATTAACCCGGCCAACCTGGCCACCCTGAAAGAACGGGTCAGCCAGGATAGTCAGGCCCTCGATTTTCAAGCACCAGCTCAGCAGGTGAACGCTATCTTGGCACCGGGCCACCTGCAGGAGTCAATTTATGCTGATTTGATGCGCCTGGAACCCTTTGGCACTGGTAACCAGCGGCCGGTCTTTGGCTTTGAAAATCCTAAGATTTTGGGCGTGCTGCCCCTGGGTAGTACCCACCAACACCTGAAGTTAAAAATCGGGGATGGCCAGCAGGTGGTTGAGGCAGTGGGCTTTAACCACCCCGAATGGTTGACAATTGCTTGGCATCACCAGCCCCTGGATTTAACCGCCACAATTGGTTTAAACTGCTTCCGGGGCCAAAAGAACCTGCAACTGTTACTGACGGATGTCAGCCTGGCTGCTGAAGACCAGCAGTCAGGTTCTAAATCTGATCAAACCCAGCAGGTCTTTGGCCAGGTATACCGCTTTATCTGTGGGCACCCAGAGTTAAACTTTGCCCAGAAATTGCCAGCGGTGGCGGATCAGTTTGCGCTGGAAGTCCGCCAACTAAAAATTATTATCCAGGTCTTTGTGGATTTGGACTTTATCAGCATTCACCAGGGCTATATTGCGGTGAACCCTTCACCCGATAAACAGCCTCTGACGGCCTCAATCACCTATCAAAGGTATGTTCAAGTCCAAGGTCGGTGA
- the rnz gene encoding ribonuclease Z encodes MQLEFLGTGSGQPSKFRNVASIALKLLDERNAVWLFDVGEATQHQILRTTIRPRKIEKIFISHLHGDHIFGLPGLLSSRSFQGADKTEPLTIYGPKGLKHFVQAALRVSETHLSYPVKYVDIQEGVIFEDATFRVVAAPMKHRIETWGFRVEEKDHPGELLVDKLQADQIPAGPVYGQLKAGKTVTLADGRQVNGQDYIGPAQKGRIVTIIYDTRPNQHIVDLARHADVLVHESTYGISDEEFKMARAHGHSTSADAARVAREARAGKLILTHLSARYVGVLLKKLIQDVRRIFPNTYVARDFDVVDIPFKKDLHES; translated from the coding sequence ATGCAACTAGAGTTTTTAGGCACCGGTTCCGGTCAGCCTTCGAAATTTCGTAATGTAGCCAGCATCGCCTTGAAATTGCTAGACGAGCGTAACGCCGTCTGGCTTTTTGACGTGGGGGAGGCAACCCAACACCAGATTTTAAGGACCACGATTCGTCCCCGAAAAATTGAAAAGATTTTTATTTCCCACTTACACGGGGATCACATTTTTGGTCTGCCGGGCCTACTTAGTTCCCGTTCCTTTCAGGGGGCCGATAAGACCGAACCGTTGACCATTTACGGGCCTAAGGGTTTGAAGCACTTTGTCCAGGCAGCGCTGAGGGTTTCTGAAACCCATCTCTCCTATCCGGTGAAGTACGTCGATATTCAAGAGGGCGTGATCTTTGAAGATGCGACCTTCCGGGTTGTCGCCGCCCCGATGAAGCACCGGATTGAAACCTGGGGTTTTCGGGTCGAAGAAAAGGACCATCCCGGCGAGCTCCTGGTTGATAAGCTTCAAGCCGACCAAATTCCAGCTGGACCAGTCTATGGTCAGCTTAAGGCTGGTAAGACAGTCACTCTGGCTGATGGTCGGCAGGTTAACGGTCAGGACTATATTGGGCCGGCTCAAAAGGGACGGATTGTCACCATCATTTACGACACCCGGCCCAATCAGCACATTGTTGACTTGGCTCGTCACGCTGATGTCTTAGTGCACGAGAGTACCTATGGGATTAGCGACGAAGAGTTTAAGATGGCCCGGGCCCACGGGCATTCCACCAGCGCGGACGCGGCCCGGGTAGCCCGCGAAGCCCGGGCGGGTAAGCTGATTTTGACCCACCTGTCGGCCCGTTATGTCGGGGTTTTGTTGAAAAAGTTAATTCAAGATGTGCGCCGCATCTTCCCGAATACCTATGTAGCCCGGGATTTTGACGTGGTCGACATCCCATTTAAGAAGGATTTGCATGAGTCATAG
- the trmD gene encoding tRNA (guanosine(37)-N1)-methyltransferase TrmD produces MRIDVLSLFPEMFTPMRQSIVGKAIERDHLDFSVTDFRDYTTNKHNNVDDYPFGGGAGMLLTPQPIFDAMDHIEKTAGDRGHVILLDPAGETFNHQMAQDLAHYDHLTFITGHYEGYDERIRTLVDQEISIGDFVLTGGELGAMVVIDATVRFLPQVLGNQESADTDSFENGLLEYPQYTRPADFRGLTVPPVLLSGNHAKIAEWRLKESLRRTYLRRPDLLVNRQLSPQERDLLDDIKSETKPG; encoded by the coding sequence ATGCGTATTGATGTTTTGAGTCTTTTTCCGGAAATGTTTACCCCGATGCGTCAGTCGATTGTGGGCAAGGCGATTGAACGGGACCACCTTGATTTTTCGGTGACAGATTTCCGGGATTACACCACTAACAAACACAATAACGTTGATGACTACCCCTTTGGCGGTGGGGCGGGGATGTTATTAACGCCCCAGCCAATCTTTGATGCCATGGACCATATTGAAAAAACCGCTGGTGACCGGGGCCACGTAATCTTGCTGGACCCAGCTGGGGAAACCTTTAACCACCAGATGGCCCAGGACTTGGCCCACTATGACCACCTGACCTTTATTACCGGACACTATGAAGGTTATGATGAGCGGATTCGGACCCTGGTGGACCAGGAAATTTCAATCGGAGACTTTGTCCTAACCGGGGGAGAACTAGGGGCCATGGTCGTCATTGACGCCACTGTCCGCTTCCTACCCCAGGTCTTAGGTAACCAGGAAAGTGCTGACACGGACTCCTTTGAAAATGGTCTCCTAGAGTATCCCCAGTACACCCGGCCGGCTGATTTTCGGGGTCTGACTGTGCCACCGGTCTTACTCAGTGGTAACCATGCCAAGATTGCTGAGTGGCGCCTAAAGGAGTCCCTGAGGCGGACCTACTTACGCCGCCCTGACCTGCTGGTTAACCGGCAACTCAGCCCGCAGGAACGTGACCTACTCGACGACATTAAGTCTGAAACCAAACCTGGGTAG
- the rimM gene encoding ribosome maturation factor RimM (Essential for efficient processing of 16S rRNA), with the protein METENYFNLGKIVNTHGIKGEVKVQADTDFAAERFQPGQVLWVKQGGNYQPLTVKTSRPHKGMWLLSFEGYPDINAVEALKGDQLYVDGDSRAELDDGEYYYNEIIDCQVYDQAGQLIGTVKEIMPTGANDVWVVDRPGQKDALIPVIDQVVKVVDPDQHRIEIEPMGGLFD; encoded by the coding sequence ATGGAAACAGAAAACTATTTTAACCTGGGTAAGATTGTTAACACCCACGGAATCAAAGGCGAGGTCAAGGTCCAGGCCGACACAGACTTCGCCGCCGAGCGGTTTCAACCCGGACAAGTGCTCTGGGTGAAGCAGGGCGGGAACTACCAGCCCTTAACCGTTAAGACCAGCCGTCCCCACAAGGGCATGTGGCTACTCAGTTTTGAAGGCTACCCCGACATTAACGCCGTGGAAGCCCTGAAGGGTGACCAACTTTACGTTGACGGTGACAGTCGCGCGGAACTCGATGATGGTGAGTACTATTATAACGAAATTATTGACTGTCAGGTTTATGACCAAGCTGGTCAGCTGATTGGCACGGTTAAAGAAATTATGCCAACCGGCGCCAATGATGTCTGGGTCGTTGACCGTCCTGGTCAAAAGGATGCCCTGATTCCGGTGATTGATCAAGTCGTTAAGGTCGTTGACCCGGACCAGCACCGGATTGAAATTGAGCCCATGGGGGGGCTGTTTGATTAA
- the rpsP gene encoding 30S ribosomal protein S16, whose protein sequence is MAVKIRLKRMGAKKRPFYRVVVADSRSPRDGRFIETVGTYNPITVPAEVKLDEEKILTWLANGAQPSDTARNLLRQAGIMAKFAAHKDQGTSAKPAAAKATKAAKPAAAKASADDKPTTKNTVAEIKAYLDAQGTKYPSSAKKADLLDLV, encoded by the coding sequence ATGGCTGTTAAGATTCGTTTGAAGCGCATGGGTGCTAAGAAGCGTCCATTCTACCGTGTGGTTGTGGCTGATTCACGTTCACCACGTGATGGCCGTTTCATCGAAACGGTGGGTACTTACAACCCAATTACTGTGCCAGCTGAAGTTAAGTTGGACGAAGAAAAGATTTTGACTTGGTTGGCTAATGGTGCCCAGCCTTCAGATACTGCCCGCAACTTGCTGCGCCAGGCCGGTATCATGGCTAAGTTCGCTGCCCACAAGGACCAGGGAACGAGTGCTAAGCCTGCTGCCGCTAAGGCAACCAAGGCTGCCAAGCCAGCTGCTGCTAAGGCTAGCGCTGACGACAAGCCTACGACTAAGAACACGGTGGCTGAGATTAAGGCTTACTTGGATGCCCAGGGCACTAAGTATCCTTCATCAGCTAAGAAGGCTGATCTCTTGGACCTCGTTTAA
- the ileS gene encoding isoleucine--tRNA ligase: MKYKDTLNLGKTGFPMRGSLPKTEPEREKQWDQAHLYQRRLEQNETKPHFNLHDGPPYANGNIHLGHALNKISKDIIVRYKNMSGFYAPYVPGWDTHGLPIEQQLTKAGYDRKSMPKAAWRDLARDYALEQVDKQRHDFKRLGVLGDWDNPYLTLQPEYEAAQVRVFGEMAAKGYIFKGAKPVYWSWSSESALAEAEIEYHDIDSTSLFYANKVKDGKGKLDGDTYFVVWTTTPFTVTASRGITVGPDFDYVVVKPAGSDRKYVVAEKLLEEVAPKFGWTDWEVVDRFKGRDLDKMTAYHPWDPDQEEVVMNADHVTLDSGTGLVHTAPGFGEDDYNVGVAYGLPVEVTVDEKGMMTPEAGPDFEGRFYDDVTGTVINKLNDAGLFLAKEKITHSYPFDWRTKKPIIWRAVPQWFASIDPFRQTILDQIDEVNFSPSWGKKRLYNMIRDRGDWVISRQRVWGVPLPIFYAEDGTAILDRDVINHVADLFAEHGSNYWFEHEAKELLPDGYTNPHSPNGKFTKEEDIMDVWFDSGSSWNGVLRQRPNLNYPADLYLEGSDQYRGWFNSSLITSVAVTGQAPYKNLLSQGFTLDGQGNKMSKSLGNTISPLEVADQMGIEILRLWTISVDTSQDMPVSKEILKQVSESYRKIRNTLRFLLANTSDFNYATDKVDFADRKAHDQYASVLLNDLVKRLRSDYEDYQLNDIFKQVINFVNVDLSAFYLDIAKDVVYVEAPDSPERRSMQTVFYEILLAMTKLLLPVLPHTAEEVWEYLPNEKEDFAYLSDMPVVQDYGDTESMKEKWQEFMSIRSAVNKALEEARSAGLIGKNSQAAVSLYLTPEQEQLIANLGLDVRLLLMVSQLTILDRTQADGVPEFDGIPVTVEHARGEVSPRDRRFHEDLGADPAFPELSKHEAEIVRQYYPQAVEEGLES, from the coding sequence ATGAAGTATAAAGACACCTTGAACCTAGGTAAAACTGGTTTTCCAATGCGCGGTTCACTACCAAAAACTGAGCCTGAACGTGAAAAGCAGTGGGACCAGGCCCATCTCTACCAGCGGCGTTTGGAACAAAACGAAACTAAGCCCCACTTTAACCTGCACGATGGTCCTCCGTATGCCAACGGGAACATCCACCTGGGCCACGCCCTAAATAAGATTTCCAAGGATATCATTGTTCGCTACAAGAACATGTCTGGTTTTTATGCGCCTTATGTACCTGGCTGGGATACCCACGGCCTGCCCATCGAGCAGCAGTTGACTAAGGCCGGCTATGACCGGAAGTCGATGCCTAAGGCTGCCTGGCGTGACTTGGCGCGGGATTATGCCTTAGAGCAAGTCGATAAGCAGCGCCACGACTTCAAGCGCCTGGGTGTTCTGGGCGACTGGGACAATCCTTACCTGACCTTACAGCCTGAATACGAAGCTGCCCAGGTCCGGGTCTTTGGCGAAATGGCCGCCAAGGGCTATATCTTCAAGGGTGCTAAGCCAGTTTATTGGTCTTGGTCATCAGAATCAGCCTTGGCTGAAGCCGAAATTGAGTACCACGACATTGATTCAACCTCACTCTTTTATGCCAACAAGGTCAAGGATGGCAAGGGTAAGTTGGATGGCGATACCTACTTTGTGGTTTGGACGACCACACCCTTCACCGTGACGGCTTCCCGTGGAATCACAGTCGGTCCTGACTTTGACTACGTGGTCGTTAAGCCCGCTGGCTCAGACCGGAAGTACGTGGTTGCTGAAAAGCTGCTGGAAGAAGTAGCGCCTAAGTTTGGCTGGACCGACTGGGAAGTTGTTGACCGCTTTAAGGGCCGTGATTTGGACAAGATGACTGCCTACCATCCTTGGGACCCTGACCAGGAAGAAGTTGTGATGAACGCCGACCACGTTACCCTGGATTCTGGAACTGGTTTGGTCCACACCGCTCCTGGCTTTGGTGAAGACGATTACAACGTCGGGGTTGCCTATGGCTTGCCGGTTGAAGTGACCGTTGATGAGAAGGGGATGATGACCCCTGAAGCTGGCCCCGATTTTGAAGGCCGCTTTTACGACGACGTGACGGGGACGGTCATTAATAAGCTAAACGATGCCGGTCTTTTCCTGGCCAAGGAGAAGATTACCCACTCCTACCCATTTGACTGGCGGACCAAGAAGCCCATCATCTGGCGGGCGGTACCGCAGTGGTTTGCTTCGATTGATCCTTTCCGGCAGACCATTTTGGACCAGATTGATGAAGTTAACTTCTCACCTTCTTGGGGTAAAAAACGTCTCTATAACATGATTCGCGACCGCGGTGACTGGGTCATCTCCCGTCAACGAGTTTGGGGTGTGCCACTGCCAATCTTTTATGCCGAAGACGGTACGGCCATCTTGGACCGGGACGTTATCAACCATGTGGCTGATCTCTTTGCTGAACATGGTTCAAACTACTGGTTTGAACATGAAGCTAAGGAACTGTTGCCAGACGGTTATACGAACCCACACTCACCAAATGGCAAGTTCACCAAGGAAGAAGACATCATGGATGTCTGGTTTGATTCCGGCTCATCCTGGAACGGGGTCTTGCGTCAGCGGCCTAACTTGAACTACCCAGCTGACTTGTACCTGGAAGGTTCTGACCAGTACCGTGGTTGGTTCAACTCCTCGCTGATTACCTCCGTGGCGGTTACTGGCCAGGCACCATACAAGAACCTGCTGTCACAAGGCTTTACCTTGGATGGTCAGGGTAACAAGATGTCAAAGTCTTTGGGTAATACCATTTCACCTCTGGAAGTGGCCGACCAAATGGGGATTGAAATCCTACGCCTGTGGACCATTTCGGTCGACACGAGCCAGGATATGCCGGTTTCTAAGGAAATCCTCAAGCAGGTTTCAGAAAGCTACCGTAAGATTCGTAACACCTTGCGCTTCTTGCTGGCCAACACCAGTGACTTTAACTATGCCACTGACAAGGTGGACTTTGCCGACCGCAAGGCCCACGACCAGTATGCCAGTGTTCTCTTAAACGACCTGGTTAAGCGTCTGCGCAGTGACTACGAGGACTATCAACTTAATGATATCTTCAAGCAGGTCATTAACTTTGTAAACGTTGATCTGTCAGCCTTTTACTTGGACATTGCCAAGGATGTGGTCTATGTTGAGGCTCCTGATAGTCCCGAGCGACGTTCAATGCAGACGGTCTTCTATGAGATTTTGCTGGCCATGACTAAGCTCCTCTTGCCAGTTTTGCCACACACAGCTGAGGAAGTTTGGGAGTACCTACCAAACGAAAAGGAAGACTTTGCTTACTTGTCTGATATGCCCGTCGTGCAAGACTACGGTGATACTGAGTCTATGAAGGAAAAGTGGCAGGAGTTCATGTCAATTCGTTCCGCTGTTAATAAGGCCCTAGAAGAGGCCCGCTCAGCTGGCCTAATCGGTAAGAACTCCCAGGCGGCCGTTTCACTCTACCTGACCCCTGAACAAGAGCAGTTAATTGCTAACTTAGGCTTGGACGTTCGCCTACTACTGATGGTTTCACAACTGACCATCTTGGACCGGACCCAGGCCGACGGTGTGCCTGAATTTGACGGTATCCCCGTCACGGTTGAACATGCCCGCGGAGAAGTTTCACCGCGTGACCGGCGTTTCCACGAAGACTTGGGTGCTGACCCAGCCTTCCCAGAACTGTCAAAGCATGAAGCTGAAATTGTGCGGCAATACTACCCACAAGCAGTCGAAGAAGGGCTGGAGTCCTAA